The Merismopedia glauca CCAP 1448/3 genome includes a window with the following:
- a CDS encoding DUF4079 domain-containing protein, producing the protein MSLAIPTEIKPWLNFIHPILMWILLAISIYAMYLGIQIRRTRNAQGEAKKELVKGKFNVRHHQMGSILLALMVIGTLVAMGVTYINNQKLFFGPHLLVGLGMTGLIATSAALSPYMQKGVDWARYTHITLNVILLGLFGWQALSGVEILQRIISKM; encoded by the coding sequence ATGAGTTTGGCGATTCCCACAGAAATTAAACCCTGGCTCAATTTTATTCATCCAATTTTAATGTGGATTTTGCTAGCAATTTCCATCTACGCTATGTATTTGGGCATTCAAATCCGGCGGACTAGAAATGCCCAAGGAGAAGCTAAAAAAGAACTGGTTAAGGGTAAATTTAACGTTCGACACCACCAAATGGGTTCTATTCTTCTTGCTTTGATGGTAATTGGTACGCTCGTAGCCATGGGTGTGACTTACATTAATAACCAAAAACTGTTTTTCGGACCTCACCTGTTGGTAGGTTTGGGAATGACAGGACTCATTGCTACCTCAGCCGCCCTTTCTCCCTATATGCAGAAGGGAGTAGATTGGGCACGCTATACCCACATTACTTTAAATGTCATTCTTTTAGGATTATTTGGCTGGCAAGCTCTTAGTGGAGTTGAAATTCTCCAGAGAATTATTAGCAAAATGTAA
- a CDS encoding phosphoribosyltransferase, translating to MSHCPRFRDRTQAGEQLADAIAREIEKLDPAIATLPKIVYGLPRGGIPVALPIARQLSCPLEIIVAKKITLPGNTELAIGAVTADGELLWSSARLSQSLEVLEIAQQQALAAAKAQEAQLLPYCPQTSPQGAIAILVDDGIATGLTMAVAVKAIKSKNPAQVWISAPVAPAELIYWLTQWADKVIILATPNPFLSVSRFYQAFPQVETNLVINFLEQHNSGLGIRD from the coding sequence AGCCGATGCCATCGCCAGAGAAATAGAGAAATTAGATCCGGCGATCGCTACTCTGCCCAAAATCGTCTATGGTTTGCCTAGAGGTGGAATTCCAGTTGCCCTTCCCATCGCTCGGCAATTAAGCTGTCCTTTAGAAATTATAGTCGCTAAAAAAATCACTTTACCTGGAAATACCGAATTAGCGATTGGGGCTGTGACGGCTGATGGAGAATTATTATGGTCTAGTGCTAGACTTTCACAGTCGCTAGAAGTTTTAGAAATTGCTCAACAACAAGCTCTAGCCGCAGCTAAAGCTCAAGAAGCTCAATTATTACCCTATTGCCCCCAAACATCGCCGCAAGGAGCGATCGCTATTCTCGTTGATGATGGAATTGCTACTGGATTAACTATGGCAGTGGCAGTTAAAGCGATTAAATCAAAAAATCCCGCTCAGGTATGGATTAGCGCTCCTGTAGCTCCTGCTGAGCTAATTTACTGGCTAACTCAATGGGCAGACAAAGTGATAATTCTGGCTACTCCAAATCCTTTCTTAAGCGTTAGTCGCTTTTATCAAGCATTTCCCCAAGTAGAGACTAACTTAGTTATCAATTTTTTAGAACAGCACAATAGCGGATTAGGGATTAGGGATTAG
- the ahcY gene encoding adenosylhomocysteinase, producing the protein MIATPTKIKCEVKDLALAPLGKQRIEWAGREMPVLKQIRDRFAQEKPLAGIRLVACCHVTTETAHLAIALKAAGADALLIASNPLSTQDDVAACLVVDYGIPVFAIKGEDNETYNRHVQIALDHRPNLIIDDGSDVVATLIQERQDQIADLIGTTEETTTGIVRLQAMLRDGVLTFPAVNVNDADTKHFFDNRYGTGQSTLDGIIRATNVLLAGKNIVVAGYGWCGKGTAMRARGLGANVIVTEIDPTKAIEAVMDGFRVMPMAEAAPLGDIFVTVTGNKHVIRSEHFEVMKDGAMVCNSGHFDIEIDLKSLGATATEVKQVRNFTQEYRLPNGKSVVVLGEGRLINLAAAEGHPSAVMDMSFANQAMACEYLAKNKGKLEPGLHSIPVEVDKEIARLKLQAMGIQIDSLTTEQVEYINSWTSGT; encoded by the coding sequence ATGATTGCCACACCTACCAAAATTAAGTGCGAAGTTAAAGATTTAGCTCTAGCGCCCCTAGGTAAACAACGGATTGAGTGGGCGGGAAGAGAAATGCCCGTTCTCAAGCAAATTCGCGATCGCTTTGCTCAAGAAAAACCCCTAGCTGGCATCCGGTTGGTGGCTTGCTGTCACGTTACCACGGAAACTGCTCACTTGGCGATCGCCCTCAAAGCTGCTGGTGCTGATGCGTTATTAATTGCCAGTAACCCCCTATCTACCCAAGATGATGTCGCTGCTTGCTTAGTAGTTGACTATGGTATCCCTGTATTTGCCATTAAGGGTGAAGATAACGAAACCTATAACCGTCACGTCCAAATTGCCCTAGATCATCGCCCTAACCTCATTATTGATGATGGTAGCGATGTGGTAGCCACCCTGATTCAAGAAAGACAAGACCAAATTGCCGATTTAATCGGTACTACCGAAGAAACCACTACTGGAATCGTGCGCTTACAAGCGATGTTGCGAGATGGGGTACTCACCTTCCCCGCAGTGAACGTTAACGATGCCGACACTAAGCATTTCTTTGATAACCGCTATGGAACTGGGCAATCTACCCTAGATGGCATCATTCGTGCCACTAACGTCCTTTTAGCTGGTAAAAACATCGTTGTCGCTGGTTATGGCTGGTGTGGTAAAGGTACAGCCATGCGCGCCCGTGGTTTGGGTGCTAACGTAATTGTGACCGAAATTGACCCAACTAAGGCAATTGAAGCCGTAATGGATGGTTTCCGCGTGATGCCTATGGCTGAAGCTGCTCCTTTAGGAGATATCTTTGTTACTGTAACTGGTAACAAGCACGTCATCCGCAGCGAACACTTTGAAGTGATGAAAGATGGGGCAATGGTCTGCAATTCAGGTCACTTTGATATCGAAATTGACTTGAAATCCTTGGGTGCTACAGCCACCGAAGTCAAACAAGTTCGCAACTTTACCCAAGAATACCGCTTACCCAACGGGAAATCAGTCGTGGTTTTGGGCGAAGGGCGCTTAATCAACTTAGCTGCGGCGGAAGGACACCCCAGCGCTGTAATGGATATGAGTTTTGCTAACCAAGCGATGGCTTGTGAATATTTAGCCAAAAACAAAGGTAAACTAGAGCCTGGTTTACACTCCATTCCTGTAGAAGTAGACAAGGAAATCGCCCGTTTGAAGTTGCAAGCAATGGGAATTCAAATTGATAGTTTGACTACCGAACAGGTTGAATATATCAACTCTTGGACATCAGGAACCTAG
- the crtH gene encoding carotenoid isomerase, whose translation MPATSSISPSHVLSNTPEYDAIVIGSGIGGLVTATQLAAKGANVLVLESYLIPGGSAGYFEREGYRFDVGASMIFGFGTQGTTNLLTRALKAVNVSLDTISDPVQIDYHLPEDFEVKVHRNYEKFLQELTQKFPHEREGIRKFYDECWKVFNCLNSIELLSLEEPKYLARVFFQNPLACLGLAKYLPQNAGDLARKYIKDPLLLKFIDIECYCWSVVPADLTPMINAGMVFSDRHYGGINYPRGGVGQIAQKLVDGLEKAGGQIKYQARVTEILTENGRAVGVKLVGGQVYRAKRIVSNATRWDTFEKLLPADQMPPSERKWQQRYQKSPSFLSLHLGVEANVLPPGTECHHILLEDWQKMEDGEGTIFVSIPTLLDPSLAPEGYHIIHSFTPSWMKDWENLSPKDYEEQKEAKAGKIIERLEKIFPGLDAGLDYMEIGTPRTHRRFLGRDDGSYGPIPRRKLLGLLGMPFNRTAIPGLYCVGDSTFPGQGLNAVAFSGFACAHRVAVDLGL comes from the coding sequence ATGCCTGCTACCTCCAGCATTTCTCCATCCCACGTTTTATCTAATACCCCTGAGTATGATGCAATAGTTATTGGTTCTGGAATTGGTGGGTTAGTCACAGCGACTCAACTAGCCGCAAAAGGGGCAAATGTTTTAGTCCTAGAAAGCTACCTCATTCCTGGAGGTAGTGCTGGATATTTTGAACGAGAAGGGTATCGATTTGACGTTGGTGCGTCCATGATTTTTGGTTTTGGGACTCAAGGAACCACCAATCTACTAACTCGTGCCTTAAAAGCAGTTAACGTCAGTCTAGACACAATTTCCGATCCAGTCCAAATTGACTACCATCTGCCAGAAGATTTTGAGGTGAAAGTTCATCGCAATTATGAGAAGTTTTTGCAAGAACTAACTCAGAAATTTCCTCACGAACGTGAAGGGATACGTAAGTTTTACGATGAATGCTGGAAGGTATTCAATTGCCTAAACTCGATTGAATTACTCTCTTTAGAAGAACCCAAATATCTCGCCAGAGTATTTTTCCAAAATCCCTTAGCTTGCTTGGGATTAGCCAAATATCTACCGCAAAATGCTGGCGATTTAGCCCGTAAGTATATTAAAGACCCGTTACTGCTTAAATTTATTGATATTGAATGCTATTGCTGGTCAGTCGTTCCAGCAGATCTGACTCCCATGATAAATGCGGGAATGGTATTTTCTGATAGACACTATGGAGGAATTAACTATCCGCGAGGAGGAGTTGGTCAAATTGCCCAAAAGTTGGTAGACGGATTAGAAAAAGCTGGAGGTCAAATTAAATACCAAGCTAGAGTTACAGAGATACTAACTGAAAATGGACGGGCTGTTGGGGTAAAACTAGTTGGAGGTCAAGTTTATCGAGCCAAACGGATTGTTTCTAATGCTACTCGTTGGGATACCTTTGAAAAACTACTCCCAGCCGACCAAATGCCTCCATCTGAACGAAAATGGCAGCAAAGATATCAAAAATCTCCGAGTTTCTTGAGCTTACATTTGGGAGTAGAAGCCAACGTTTTACCCCCTGGAACTGAGTGCCATCACATTTTGCTAGAAGATTGGCAGAAAATGGAAGATGGAGAGGGTACAATTTTTGTTTCGATTCCTACTTTACTAGATCCAAGTTTAGCGCCCGAAGGATATCACATCATCCATAGCTTTACTCCCTCTTGGATGAAAGACTGGGAGAATTTATCTCCAAAAGATTACGAAGAGCAAAAAGAAGCCAAAGCTGGCAAGATAATCGAACGTTTAGAAAAAATCTTTCCTGGCTTAGATGCAGGCTTAGACTATATGGAAATCGGCACTCCACGAACTCATCGCCGATTTTTAGGGCGAGATGACGGCAGTTATGGCCCCATTCCCCGACGGAAGCTATTGGGGTTGTTGGGAATGCCTTTCAACCGCACGGCAATTCCAGGATTATACTGTGTGGGTGATAGTACTTTTCCAGGACAGGGGTTAAATGCTGTGGCTTTTTCAGGGTTTGCTTGCGCCCATCGGGTGGCTGTAGATTTGGGACTGTAA